The following is a genomic window from Caldicellulosiruptor danielii.
GAATGAAATTGGTATTGATATCTCATCGCATGTATCAAGACTTATAAATGAGGAGATGATAAAAAAAAGCACCCTTATTTTGACAATGGAAAGGTATCATAAAGATGTAATTACAAAAATGTATCCAGGTGTGATGGACAAGGTGTTTACTCTAAAAGAGTATGTCTTGGATGACAAAAAAGAATTGGATGTTGTGGACCCTTATGGTGGAAATATAGAAGAATACAGAAGGTGTAGAGATGAACTGAGTAATCTTCTTGACAAACTTTTGTCGAAAGTGGATGATATATGATAAGGATAATCAGTGTTGGAACAATAAAAGAGAAATATTTTCTACAGGCATGTGAAGAGTACAAAAAAAGACTTTTGCGGTGGGTAAAAATCGAAGAAATAGAGATAAAAGAAGAAGATGAAAATAAATATTCCAATATCAAAACGCTTTTAGAAAGAGAAGCTGATAAGATTTTAAATCATATAAAGAAAGACGAATTTATAATAGTATGCGATGTTAACGGAATTGAGTTTTCATCAGAAGAATTTTCTGAGATTCTAAGGAAAAACATAAACAGTAGCAAGGATATTGCTTTTATCATTGGCAGTTCTAATGGTCTTTCAAATGAAGTGAAAAGAAGAGCTGATTTGCTTTTATCATTTTCAAAACTTACTTTTCCTCATCAGCTTTTTAGAGTTTTACTTTATGAACAGATTTACAGAGGGTTGTCAATTATTTATAAGACAAAGTACCATAAATAAACGGGGCTATGGTCAAGAAGGATAAAGCCCCGTTTATTTGTAACTGAAATATTAAAGTTTTTACAGATGAATCATTGTTCCAATGCCTTTATCTGTAAATATCTCAAGCAAAATACAATGAGGAATTCTTCCATCAAGTATGTGTGTACGATTGACGCCATGCTTTAGTGCGTCAATGCACCCTAACACTTTTGGAATCATCCCACCGTCAATCTTTCCTTCCTCAATCATCTTTAAAACTTCATCGGCACTTATCGCTGATATAATTTCTTTGCTGTTTTTATCGTATTTTAAACCTTCGACGTCTGTCATAAACATTAGCTTTTCAGCCTTAATTGCCTTTGCAATCTCCGCAGCAACAGTATCTGCATTAATGTTGTAGCTTGTGCCATCTTCTCCAATACCAATTGGTGCAACAACAGGTATATATTCATCCTTGGCAAGCATTTCTAAAACCTTAGCGTTTATTGACACAACCTCTCCTACATAACCCAAGTCAACTTTTTCACCATTTACATACTCATAATGTTTTCGTGCTTGAATTAAATTTCCATCAATTCCGCAAATGCCTATTGCCTTTCCGCCTTTTTGGTTTAACATTGATACAAGTTCTTTGTTTGTCTTTCCTACCAGTACCATTTGAGCAACTTCCATAGTTTGCATATCTGTTACTCTGAGCCCATTGACAAACTGACTTTCAACATTGAGCTTTTTGAGGACTGAATTTATGTCAGGTCCACCGCCATGAACAACTATTGGGTTTACACCAATGTATTTGAGCAAAGTTATATCCTCCATAACCCAGTTTTTAAGCTTTTCATTTATCATAGCATTCCCGCCATATTTTATTACAACAGTCTTTCCATAAAGCTTTTGTATGTAGGGAAGAGCTTCAATTAATATACTTGCTTTTTCAATCAAAGTGTCCATTTCTTCATACATGTTTGGTCATCCCTTCAAATTAATTATTTTTTAAAAATATTCTCCCACCATTACAAGACCTGTTTTTTCATCAAGAGAAAATCTTATATTCATATTCTGAATTGCCTGGCCAGCAGCACCTTTAATAAGATTATCAA
Proteins encoded in this region:
- a CDS encoding low molecular weight protein arginine phosphatase, with translation MKKKILFVCTGNTCRSPMAEHLLKEKLKKMNIDNIEVESAGLSAFFPQKASKNAILAMNEIGIDISSHVSRLINEEMIKKSTLILTMERYHKDVITKMYPGVMDKVFTLKEYVLDDKKELDVVDPYGGNIEEYRRCRDELSNLLDKLLSKVDDI
- a CDS encoding 23S rRNA (pseudouridine(1915)-N(3))-methyltransferase RlmH; the encoded protein is MIRIISVGTIKEKYFLQACEEYKKRLLRWVKIEEIEIKEEDENKYSNIKTLLEREADKILNHIKKDEFIIVCDVNGIEFSSEEFSEILRKNINSSKDIAFIIGSSNGLSNEVKRRADLLLSFSKLTFPHQLFRVLLYEQIYRGLSIIYKTKYHK
- the argB gene encoding acetylglutamate kinase yields the protein MYEEMDTLIEKASILIEALPYIQKLYGKTVVIKYGGNAMINEKLKNWVMEDITLLKYIGVNPIVVHGGGPDINSVLKKLNVESQFVNGLRVTDMQTMEVAQMVLVGKTNKELVSMLNQKGGKAIGICGIDGNLIQARKHYEYVNGEKVDLGYVGEVVSINAKVLEMLAKDEYIPVVAPIGIGEDGTSYNINADTVAAEIAKAIKAEKLMFMTDVEGLKYDKNSKEIISAISADEVLKMIEEGKIDGGMIPKVLGCIDALKHGVNRTHILDGRIPHCILLEIFTDKGIGTMIHL